Part of the Drosophila kikkawai strain 14028-0561.14 chromosome 3L, DkikHiC1v2, whole genome shotgun sequence genome is shown below.
GTTACATATGAACATATATGTAGGTATATTTTTCATATGTTTGAGTTCCATGTACTCAGAAAAAAAGGTATCTTATAATGAGAGGTTACCATTGCCATTTCTTTAATATCAACATAGTCAcgtagaaaaataatatatatatattatgccCAAATATTGTTAACCTGAGGAGTTTATCTATTTAGGGAgtttatgaaaataataataagatttCCTGAACTTAAATGCTTGGAGAAAATAGCTTAAAAAGTTCCTATAACGTACTTCAATCctaaaaaccccaaaaaggCATTTTGGATTAAGTTTAAcctaaaatatacaaatattaaacacGTGTCCTTACCTTTGGGCACCTGATGTGAGTTGGAgcatattaataaaaaaaacaatcctTATCGGTAGGATGTAAAGATATGATGTGAATTgataaataagaatataaaatactccaataataataagaaaactGAAAtcgttaaaatatttgtagctTTTAGTCAAATATAATGTGACTAGCGCCCtaatttatatgttttaaaCTGGAAgacaataatatcaaaataaataatgatatttGTGTAGGAGCTTTTAGTTTGGTTGCACTCAATACCTCTTCTGAAGCCACCATtggtttctctcagtgtatgCACTGTATATGTAGTACAGCGATTACAACAATGATTGACAAGTTTGCTTAGAATCCATGTCCGACTCAAGTCGTGGCTCCGTGCGATATTTCGAAAGTGCCTAGATTGACCCTGAATTTAATGCTCAGCCGAAGTTGAGTCTAATTTTCAAGCCAAGCTCGATGGCTGCACATGTTTGACCCTAATTTGCCACGGGTATCGGAGTGTCGGGGTGTCCCAGTTGGGGTTATTCAACCGATCTGCCAAGGCGGAAGCATTAGCCCGGAGTTGCCCGCAGTGGAAGAGTTGGCATAATCACCATCACCCGCCGGTTGGCTGGCAACCTTGAACTTTCCCGATCTCTCAGGTGCGTAGCATAGCCGATTGGTATTTACATTGTTTGGCGGGGCTCGTTCCGACGTCTCTCTGGGAGTGGTCGTGGTCTCTTATTTATTGGCCGTGGCAGATctgatatttaattaatggcCATTTAGCGGCTTTTGTGGAtgcatattaaataaacaaattggcCGGGCCCGTGCATTGTGTGGGttggctgctgcggctgctgttaATGAGCTTGGTCTTTGAACTTTATTGGGCTTTGTCTGCGGCTATGCGACCGAAAATTTCAAGGAACTCCATGGCTGTAACTCGGATGATtccaagaaaaatatatagaagaaCAATGAGTGCCTTATTTTATATGAATAATACacttttaaagcatttaagacctaaataaagttttttagAAGCTGAAAAAGGAACATAagtatttaaagaatatattcttTCGCTTTCAAAGTAACTCATTTTAATGTAAAATTAAGCTAATCACTAAAATATAATTCAGAATAAgactaattttaataaaaacatttcgAAGCAAATGCCTCTGACTTCTTTAACCTTCTAAGGAAACAACaagctaaataaatatgaaacagAATTCAACTActtatctagtatataataaataaataattaatataacgCAATAAAGAGCTTGTTAAAGGCTTTATTTGAAGCCATTACTGTATGTTTTTGTGTAAACTAAGCCCCCTTTTTATTACGTATttatttgttagttttttattgCACATTGCCTCGACCCACACGCAGCGCCTGCCAAGGGCAGCCGTTGCAATTTCAAGTGCAACGAATTTGTGGGGCCAATGCGAACGACTCTCGGTCGATGCGGCGTATGAGCAACATCCGCTTTGAAACATTAAGTATACGCACCGTACGACCGAGTGAAAGTACTGCTGCTTCGACCGTAGCTGTAGCTGTGACCCTGAACCACCTCCTACCGGCTTTCGAAAAGTGcattttttcaatttagaACCGAGAGCTGGTGAGAGAGCCGAGAGCGCAGAGGTTTCCCACTTGAATTCTCAGCAATTCTCAATGCAGTTTCTCGCAGCTCTCGGTGAAATCGCTGTAGTGCAGTTTTGCGCCAGTCGACGTTTTGCTGTTCGACGGGGCGGGCTTGTTGTGTGTGCTCTGTGCTCTGCTGAGGTGTTACCAATTTTTCTTTGGCCAGCGGAAATTGTATAATAATTGGCCGAAAAAGTTGACCTGGACTGAATTCGCAATTGTGTCAGTGCTAGAAAAAAAATGCTGCAGCGGCAGAAAGCCACTGTCAGCTCTCGATTTGGCAGCACCAGAGGCCCAGTGCCAGCCATTCACAGGCGGGCGGCGGCCAAGTGAAGTGGAAACAATGGCAGCGGCCATGCAGATTGCAGGACCTTCGCGCAGCAATGGCAGTGGCCTGGCAATGGCCGTGAATAGTGGCGCTGCTGTCAATCAATACGAGGAGAATGCCGAGCACTTACGGCAGCTGTTTAGCCGGAGCAAGCTTGTGTCCTTTAGCATTGACCACATCTCGTGCagcgccggcagcagcagcggggaCAACTACATGTCCGTGGTCAAGCGGGTGACAATCAGCCAGGCCACAGAGGACGAGGCAATGAGGGAAATAGGTAAGAAGTGTATCAGGGGAGACATTGTCATGTAACGTATAAGGTTTTTAAGGCAAAGATAATGAACAGAATATGAATTAGATTGCATAAACGATGCAAAATAGGTGAAAATAATCTGATAGGCGTTTAATATTAACTTAATATTTAGACCAGTTGCTTACATTTTTAGTTCCCTTAGAGTAGCTCCAGAGGGTAATAACCAACTCAGAACCGTAAGAAACAGAGGCAGGCGCTTGTAGTTCAGatttttcgcttttgtttGCACCGCTGAGCGGCAACGGCGTCGAGTGGGTTGACCTTGTGCCACGCATTCTAAATGCAatgcggcgtatacgtaatatagATTCGCTAAAGGTCAGCACGCACACccatacacgcacacacacacaggcaggcCCAGAGAGCGACGCGAGAGAGAGGCGGCCGCTTCGCTCTCCCGCACACAAGGCCCAGCGCCATTTCATTCATAAATCTTTGGCCGCGATGTAAACAAACGTCAGCTGTTCGTCGCTCACGCTCTcactgtttttgttttgctctgCATTTCCTTCTACCCTCGGCTCTTTTCCCCTCCACTCTGCAGTCACCGTTATTGTGAAGCGCCAGATTGCGAGCCTCTCGCGCCGGCAGCTTTACCGTTGCGAGGAGGCCTTCAGCAACGAGATCAACGCCTATCGCCACCTGGCTCCTCTCCTTGCCGCCCACAGCCGACAGCAGCTGTTTCCGGTGTGCCACATCGCGGAGTGCCATGATCGCCGGGATCCGGACAGCGGCGAGCCCATCATTGTGCTGCAGGACCTCAAGGCCTTGGGATTTCGGATGAGGGATCGGTTGGTGGGGCTGGAGCTGCGTCACTGTCTCCTAGTGATGAAGGTGAGTTAATCGTCCAAGCTTATTTGCTATCCTTTATCCTTTTACCATCCTTGAAGAAACTGGCGCAACTGCACGCCGCCTCACTGGCCGCCCAAGAACTGGACTCTGTGAGCTTCTCCGCTGAGGTTGAGCATCTCGAGGAGATCGTTTATTGCGAGGAGGCGGCCGATTTCTATGCCACCATATTGGATACATCTGTACAGCAGGCCCTGGAGAGTTTGGGTGACTCCAATTCCGACGGCAGCCTGACCACGCCCATTCGCCTACTCAATGAGCTGCGACCCAATTTGTTTGAGAACCTGAAGCGCGAGATAAACGCCACGGCAAGGACGCCCTTCAGTGTGATCTGTCACGGGGACTTGTGGGTGAACAACATCATGTTTCGCTCGGAGCCGGAAGAGGTGATCTTCTTCGACCTGCAAGCGATGCGTAGGACATCTCCCGTGTTCGATATACTCCACTTCATATACACCAGCACGCGAAGGGAACTGAGGGATGTGCACACGGACACGCTGCTGGCCGCGTACTCCGAGGCCTTGGGCCTGGAACTGATGCACCAACTGGAGGGCAGTCCGGCTGCCGAACGGCTGCAGGAACTTTGCGAGGCGTTTTCGCTTCAGCGCCTCAGTGCCGAGTACGTGCGTCAGGTGCACTATGGCCTGGCAATCGGCATGTGGATTCTGCCGGCCGTCACCTTTGATCCGAACAACCTGCCCAATCTGGACGTGATGAGCGAGCTCAGTCTGACCGGCAAGGAGGAGATCAAATGCACCCAGACCCTCACGTCGGAGTACCATCTGCGCGTCCGGGAGCTGGTGATGGAGTTCTACGAGCTGGGTTATCTCCACACGGAGTAACGAACCCTTAAAGAGTATTCATAGTCACGTAGCGTTAGGATTTAACTCTCGATAAATATAGATGATAGATTTCTCTTTAGAGGAACTTTAGCGCTCCGTTGAAGGTTCCTTTATTACCGAATAATTGTTCACTTTTTTAAACTTACAAAAGGGTTCGTAGACAAACAAATCTGGCGGGATTACGAGCCAAAAAACAAGGAACTTATAAAGAAGAACTGACATACCGCGGCATGGACATGGATCTGAAGGCTTTATAAGTGTAACAAGGATGCATGGAATTCCAGAAGAGTGGTGGTGGTCGTGGTCCGTGCTGGGTTGTCGCCTCACTTGttgccgccaccgccgccccaGCCGAGGAATCCCTTGACGAAGCCGGTAACGCCACCGGCCTTCTTGCCGGGCGACTCCAGCTTGTCCTCCAGCGAGGGCAGCTCCACGTAGTTCATGGCCAGGTCGAAGAAGAGGGGCTTGCAGGGTATGGGCTCCATGTCGGGGGTGAGCTTGAACACGTTGGGCGTCTTGGTGTGCAGCGACTGGTCCTCCTTGTACAGCGACAAGCGTTCGTACAGCGGTTTTGTGGTCTTCTGCGCCTTGGTGGTGGTTCCGGCCTCCTCGCTGTTATCATCCTCCAGCACACTGTAGGCGTGGGCGGAGAATTTGCAGCCCTCGATGGTGGACACGACCTTCTTGAGCTCCGCTTGCAGCTGGAACTCCGCGCTGGCCCTGCCCTTGAGCGCCTCGGTGGCGTAGTTGGAGGCACGCTCGTATAGCGCCACCGCCTCCTTCCACTTCTTCATATCAATCAGGGTGAGGGCAATGTAGTAGCAACGGAAGGCCTTGAAGGTTATGGCCAGGTTCTCCA
Proteins encoded:
- the LOC108078900 gene encoding uncharacterized protein; the protein is MAAAMQIAGPSRSNGSGLAMAVNSGAAVNQYEENAEHLRQLFSRSKLVSFSIDHISCSAGSSSGDNYMSVVKRVTISQATEDEAMREIVTVIVKRQIASLSRRQLYRCEEAFSNEINAYRHLAPLLAAHSRQQLFPVCHIAECHDRRDPDSGEPIIVLQDLKALGFRMRDRLVGLELRHCLLVMKKLAQLHAASLAAQELDSVSFSAEVEHLEEIVYCEEAADFYATILDTSVQQALESLGDSNSDGSLTTPIRLLNELRPNLFENLKREINATARTPFSVICHGDLWVNNIMFRSEPEEVIFFDLQAMRRTSPVFDILHFIYTSTRRELRDVHTDTLLAAYSEALGLELMHQLEGSPAAERLQELCEAFSLQRLSAEYVRQVHYGLAIGMWILPAVTFDPNNLPNLDVMSELSLTGKEEIKCTQTLTSEYHLRVRELVMEFYELGYLHTE